Part of the Streptomyces europaeiscabiei genome is shown below.
GACCCGGCCCAGGCCGTCGCCCTCGCCGACCAGGTCGCCGAGGCGGGCCCCCTCGACATCCTCATCAACAACGCGACCCAGACCGTACGCCGCCTGCCCTCCGCCTACGCCGCCCTGGTCGAGGGGGAGAGCGCACCGCTGCCCGCCGGCGAGCTGCCCGCGCACCACGTCATCGGCGCCTTCAACTCCGGCGCCGTGGACGGCCTGACCGCGCTGCCCGTCGGCATCAGCGGCCTCGACGCGCAGCAGGTCGCCGACCTCGCCCTGGTCGCGGGCAACGCCAGCGTCGCCCGGCACCTCGACGGCACCGCCATCGACGCGGGCGGCCTCGTTCCCGACGTGGTCGACAGCAACACCTGGGTGCAGACCATCGAGCAGATCTCCCCGGTGGAGCTGCTGGAGACCCAGCTGTGCAACTACACGGCGCCCTTCATCCTGATCAGCAAGCTCCGCCCGGCCATGGCCGAGGCCGCCAGGAAGGCGACCAGCAAGCGCGCGTACATCGTGAACGTCTCGGCGATGGAAGGCGTCTTCGGCCGTGGCTACAAGGGCGCGGGCCACCCGAACACCAACGCCGCCAAGGCCGCGATGAACATGGTCACACGGACCAGCGCCCAGGAGATGTTCCAGACCGACGGCATCCTCATGACCTCGGTCGACACCGGCTGGATCACCGACGAGCGCCCCCACTTCGACAAGCTGCGCCTCGCCGACGAGGGCTTCCACGCCCCGCTCGACCTCGTCGACGGCGCGGCCCGCGTCTACGACCCGGTGGTGCTCGGCGAGCAGGGCGAGGACGTGTACGGCGTCTTCCTGAAGGACTACGCGCCCGGCAAGTGGTGAGACGACGCCCCGACCCGGCCGGCCCGGCCAGCCCGGTCGGCCGCACGGGGGCGGCGGTCCCGCTCGGTCTGGTGCGCCCGGTCCGCCACCAGTTCCAGCACGGTGCGCCAGTCCTCCAGGACCCCGGCGTCCACCCCGGCCGACCGGCCCGCCTCGTCCGCCTGGCGTAGCGTCAGCACGTCCTCGACGAGACCGGTGTCCACCCAGCCGCCCGCATGCAGTCGTACGAGGTGGTCGGGGCCGAGGGCGTGCAGGCGTACGAGATGTGCGACCCGGTCGCCGAGCAGTGGCCGGACCGCTTCGGCGGCCAGGTCCGCGTGGCTCGTGTCGTCACCCGGTCGGAGCAACTGCCCGAGGGTGTGGACCAGGCCGGCCACCTGGAGCTCCTTGTCGGCGGGGCGCCCCCGGCGCAGCAGCGCGGCGGTCCGCAGCGCGTGCTCGTGCGGATCGGTACAGGTGCCCGGAGTGCGGTCCGGTCCGTCCCGGCGGCGGTCCGGCGTCCTGCCGCCGCCCCGGCGGGCGTGCAGCAGATCCATCAGCTCATCGACGCTGCGCAGTTCCATCCGCCGGTCCTCCCGAGTCCGCCCGTGAGAAATGCCGTTGCGGCACATGAGCAGATCATGGTCGGCTTGCGATCCGGCCAACGGGACCTGAACTACGCGCCGAGGCCGACGAACCGATGGGTCGTCGGGGCGGTGCGGGGTTCGAGTACTGAGCCGAACGGGTGATGAGAAAAGCTACCAAATGGGTCAAATTGCCCTAGGGTGTGGCCTGCTGGGCGCTGAACGACTCTAGACAGTTACCTCTTGTTTTCAGCCCCATAGAGCGGCCGCCCGCTCATTTGGTTACTCTGTACCGGACGGACAGCCTGATATGGGTCCCACCCACACCCACGGTCCGTCCCGGGACAAGCCGGTCACCACGGCCTGCTCTCACACCAGGTAATCCGGCGCCACCGCGTCCGAACTGACATCGACTCAGACCCGAGCGGACGTCAGGCGCGCAGCGGCAGGCTGGGCCGACGTCCCGAGGGTGACCCGACACATAAGGAGTGCGCGGTGACACCAGAGAACACGAATGGCGATCAACGCCCCAAGGAACGCACCGAGGGCGGCGGCCGGTCGAAGAAGGAACTCGGCAGCCTGGACGTGTGGGCCAGGTCCGCCCCGATCCGACTGGCGGGCTACGAGGACGACCTCGCGGAGCCCCACATCCTGCCCAGCGTGGACTGACCGGCAGGATCACGATCGCCGTCTGCATGGGCGTGCCAGACTCGCGCCCATGCAGATCAGAGAAGCCACCGCCGACGACTGGCCCGGGATCTGGCCGTTCTGGCACCGCGTCGTCGCCGCCGGCGAGACCTACACCTGGGACCCGGACATCTCCGAGGAAGCCGCCCGCACCCTGTGGATGGCGCCCACGAAGCGCGTGTACGTCGTCGAGGACGAGACCGGAGCGGTGGTCGGCTCGGCCTACCTCACCCCCAACTACGGCGGACCCGCCGCCCGCATCGCCAACGCGGGCTTCATGGTCGACCCCGACCGTGCCGGCCAGGGCATCGGCCGCGCCCTCGCCGCACATGTCCTCACCGAGGCCGAGATCCAGGGCTTCCGCGGCATGGTGTTCAACGCCGTCGTCGAGACCAACCCCGCCGTACGTCTCTGGACCTCACTCGGCTTCACCGTCCTCGGTACCGTCCCGGACGCGTTCGAGCACCCGAAGGACGGCCGGGTGGGGCTGCACATCATGTACAAGGCGCTCTGACGCGGCCGGCCGGACGAGGCTGTTCCGGCCGGACAGGGCTGTTCCGGCGCCGCCGGGCCGTGTCCCGGGGTCAGTCGATCGGCGCCGTCCGCCGCCACGGATTCAGCTTCTCCAACCGGCCCGCCACCTCCAGGAGTTCGGGCTCCGAGCCCGGGCGGCCCACCAACTGCACCGCACAGGGCGCGCCCGACGGCAGCGTGCCGAACGGCACCGACATCGCCGGCCAGCCCGTGAGGTTCCACGGCGGGGTCAACGGCGAGTAGTTGGTGTTCACCAGCAGATTGCGCAGCCACCCCCGCTCGTGCCAGTTCGCGGCGGCGGGCCCGCGCCGGGCGAGCGCCGGTGTGAGCAGCACGTCGTGCTCGGCGAAGAACGGCTCCAGACGCCGGCGCAGCTGCTCCCGGCGGTCGCCCGTGCGGACCCCCTTCACAAAGCGCCGCCCCACGGCCGCGTGCACCCGCGTGCGCCGGGTGAGCAGCTTCGGATCGAGGCCCTCGGCGTCCACCGCGGTGCCCGCCGTCCAGTGCGCCAGCGAGGTCGTGCCCAGCCAGACGGGATACGACGGATCGGCCGGCCGGACCGTCAGCCCGGCCCCGGCCAGCAGCTCGGCCGCCCGGCGCGCGGCATCGGCGTACGGGCGGGTGACGGTCACGCCGACCAGGGGGCTGCGCACGGACAGGGCGATGCTCGGTGAGGGCGGGGTGGTGCCGCAGGGCCGTCCGGTGTCCGAGCCCGCCAGTATCCCGAACATCAGCCGGGCGTCCTCGACGGTCGTGGCCAGCGGGCCGTTCTCGGACATGCCGAACCAGTCGCCGTGCCCGATGTCCGCGGGGACGACTCCGAAGCCCGGCTTGAGCCCGAGCAGACCGCAGTTGGCAGCCGGTATCCGCAGCGATCCCATTCCGTCGTTGCCGAGGGCCAGCGGCACCAGCCCGGCGGCGACCGCGGCAGCGCTGCCGCCGGACGAGCCGCCCGTCGTACGCGAGGTGTCCCAGGGGTTGCGGGCGGTGCCGTGGACGCCGTCCGTGGTGCCGAAGACACACAGCTCGGGCACGTTCGTGAGCCCCACGACCACCGCGCCCGCCGCCCGCAGCCGGGCCACCGTCACATGGTCGTCCTCGGCCGGTGTCCCGGGGGTCGCGGCGGACCCGTTCCGGGTGGACTCGCCCCGCACGGCGAGGTTGTCCTTGATCGCCACCGGTACGCCCGCCAGGGGCAGTTCGGCCAGCTCGGCGCGGCCGGCCACCTCGTCGGCCTCAGCCAGGGCCGCCTCCGCCCGTACCTTGCGGAACGCCCCGACCCGCCCGTCCAACGCCTCGATCCGCGCCAGATGCTCCGCCACCACCTCACGCGGTGTGACCCGCTTCTCCCGCACGGCGGCGGACATCTCGGCGGCGGTCCGGCCGACCCAGCTGGTCACGGGCGCTCCCTGGCGGTGTCGTGCGCGTCGGTGTCGTACGCGACGGAGGGGCGTACTCGTGAGTAGTGGTCGAGTACGGGAGCACTGTGCCCTGCGGCACGGCCCCGCGTCGAGAGTCCGCCGTGAACAAGTCCGTCCGTGGCCTCGCTACGCGCTCCGCGCGGGCGACGTGGTCAGCCGCGTGGGCGGCATGAACTCACGTACGTACGTCCGGTCCCAGCACGCCCCGGTCTCCCGCAGCTCGCGCCAGGTCGTGTAGCGGTAGCGGAAGAGGCGGGCGCGGACGAACCGGGGCGGGGCGTCGGCGGGGAAGGGGGAGCGGCGGAGCAGGCGGAGGGTGTCGCGGTCGTTCTCCAGGAGCCGTTCCATCAGGGCGCCGAACCAGGAGCCGGCGTACGCGGGGGAGAGGGCGGCGAACCACATCAGCCAGTCGAGCCGCAGATGGTACGGGGCGAACTGGCGCGGCCAGCGCCTCGGATCGCCCGGCTTGCCCTTGAACTCGTACTCCCGCCACTGCGAGTCCTCGCGCGGCACGTCGTCCGCCGTGCCCTCGACCACCACCTCGTACCGCACCCGGCTGACGCTGCCGAACGCCCCGTAGGTGTTGACCAGGTGCAGCGGGTCGAAGGAGCGGTTCATGACCTGGCGGCGGGAGACCATGTTGCGGACCGGGTGGTAGCTGAGTCCGAGGAGCAGTGCGGCGGCGGCGAGCACGACGACCGTGTACCAGAGAGGTGCTTCGGGGGTGTCCGGCGCCGGCGTCCCGAAGTCGACCGCGGACACGGCCAGCACGATCGTGATCCAGTTCAGCCAGGAGAAGTTGCCCGACAGGACCAGCCACAGCTGGGTCAGGATCATCAGCGAGGCGGCGGCCGTCGCGATCGGCTGCGGGGTGAAGAGCAGGAACGGGACCACGAGCTGGGTGACGTGGTTGGCGGCCGCCTCGACCCGGTGCAACGGCTTCGGGAGGTGGTGGAAGAACCAGCTGAACGGGCCGGGCATCGGCTGCGTCTCGTGGTGGTGGTACAGACAGGTCAGCTTCCGCCAGCACGCGTCGCCGCGCATCTTGATCAGCCCGGCGCCGAACTCGACCCGGAACAGCACCCAGCGCACCAGGAACAGCGCGACGACCGGCGGCGCCACCTCGTCGTTGCCCAGGAAGACGGCCAGGAAGCCGACCTCCAGGAGCAGGGACTCCCAGCCGAACGCGTACCAGGTCTGGCCGACGTTCACGATCGACAGGTACATCGCCCACGGCACGAGCCACAGCACCATGCCCGCCCAGAGAGGCAGCAGCGAGTCCACCCCCGCGACGAGCGCCGCCGACACCGCGCAGCCCGCCCAGGCCCACCCCGCGAAGAAACGGTCCGAGTAGTGGCGGTGGAACACGCTCGGCGCCCGCCGGAACGGCACCCGCTCGACGAATCGGGGCACCGGCAGCATGCCGCGCTCGCCGATCAGCGCGCGGAACTGCAGGGCCGCCCCCAGGAAGGCGACCAGATAGACGACGGCCAGGGACCGCTGGAAGAGCAGTCGGCCCAGCCAGTAGTCGGGTGCGGTGAACCAGTCCACGGTACCGACGATAGTGAGCGGATCGACGACGATCTCTCCACTCGAATAATCGGGCAAATACTGTCAAAGTGTCCCCATGGTTGATCGGGGAGCGAGCGATTCGGACGTCCCGGACGACTGGCTCGCCCACCCGGATCCGGTCCTGGCGCTCAACCTCATGGGCACCTTCGACTGGGACCTCGACGCCGGTGCGTTCCACATGGACGCCACCGCCCACGAGATCTTCGACATCCGCCCGGACGAATACGACGGCAGACCCGAAAGCCTGTCGCCGCGGGTGCCGCCGATGGAGGGCCGCAGACTCGACACCCTCGTCTCGCAGGCCCTCAAGGACGGCAGCGAGAACTACGGGGCCTACTTCCGCATCCGGCTGCGCGACGGCACCCTGCGCTGGACCCACACCCAGGGTTACATCCGCCGCGACGGGACGGGCCGCCCCTACCGCGTCATCGGCATCGTCCGCGACGCCACCCGGGAGCTGCGCGAGATCCGCTCCCGCACCGAGCGGGCCGCGCACGACGAGGTCCGCCGCAAACAGACCAACGTCGTCCAGGTCATCACGGCCGCCCTGGCCCACGCCCGGACCGTCCAGGACGTGATCGACGTCCTGGAGGACACCGACGGCCTCACCCACCTCGGCGCCGCCAGCCTGGTCATGGGCCTGGTCGAGGCCGGACGGATCCGGATGGTCGCCGCCGGCCCCGAGGACAGCTATGTGCCCGGCACCCGGATCACCCGCCTCGACGTGAAGTACCCGATGAACGAGGTCGTACGACAGCTCGTACCGCACTTCATCGAGTCGCCGGAGGAGTTCGCCGAGTCGTATCCGCTGCTGTGGCCGCACATCACCGACCTCGAGATCACCTCGGCCGCCTATCTGCCGCTGATCGTGCAGGCCCGCCCGATCGGCGCGATGGGACTGCTCTACAGCGACCGGCGGGGCTTCACCGGGGAGGAGCGGGACGTCCTCGTCGCACTCGGCAGCAGCATCGCCCAGAGCCTGCAGCGAGCCATGTTCTACGAGCAGGAGAAGGACCTCGCCGAGGGCCTCCAGCAGGCCATGCTGCCCCGGTCCATCCCCAGCTTCCCGGGCGCCGACATCGCCGTCCGCTACCGGGCCGCCTCCTTCGGGGGCTCTCTCGGCCGGGACATCGGCGGCGACTGGTACGACCTCATCCCGCTGCCCGGCGGACGCGTCGGCGCGGTGATCGGCGACGTCCAGGGCCACGACACGCACGCGGCGGCCGTCATGGGCCAGCTCCGCATCGTCCTGAAGGCCTACGCCACCGAGGGCCACACCCCGGCCACCGTGATGGCCCGCGCCTCCGCCTTCCTCCACGAACTCGACACCGACCGCTTCGCGACCGCCCTGTACGCGGAGGCCGACCTGGCCACCGGAGTGGTCCAGGTGGTCCGGGCCGGGCACATCGACCCCCTGATCCGGCACACCGACGGCACCTGTCACCGGGTGACCGTGGACGGGGGGCTGCCGCTCGGGCTGTCCGCCGAGTTCGGGGGCCTGGAGTACCCGGTGACCGCCGTCGAGCTGGACCCCGGGCAGACGCTGCTGCTGTGCACCGACGGCCTCATCGAGGAGCCGGGCGCCGACCTCGACGACGGCATGCGGACCCTGAGGGCACTCGTCGCCACCGGGCCGGACGACGTGGACGATCTCGCCGACCGGCTCATCGACGTGGCGGAGGAGAGGGGCGGCGACGACGACGTGGCCCTGCTCCTGCTCCGGCGCCGCAGCCGCAGCGCCGAACAGCCCGGCGGGCGGCTCCAGCAGCATGTCGGGCCCGGCGACCCCGAGGCGCTCACCGAGGCCAGGCACATGATCGGTGCGGCCGTCCGCACCTGGGGTGCGCGGGACCGGGCCGACGAGATCGAGCTCGTCGCCGACGAGCTGATCACCAACGCGCTCATGCACACGGAGGGGTCCGCGATCGTGACGCTGCGGGCGCTGGCCGGGTCCGACCGGCGGTTGCGGGTCGAGGTGGAGGACTCCTCCAGCGCGTTGCCGCGGCGGCGGGAGGCGGGGGAGGCGGGAGTGTCGGGGAGAGGGTTGCTGCTGGTGGACCGGCTGACGGACGTGTGGGGGGTGGAGGCGCGGGGCGGGGGGAAGTGTGTGTGGTGCGAGTTCGTGCTGCCGGGTGAGCGAGGGGTTGCGGGCGCCAAGTAGCTCGGGGGTGCGGGAGCGTCGGCGGGGTGCGGGTCCGGTGGGGCTGGTCGCGCGGTTCCCCGCGCCCCTGAAAAGCACGGGCTGCGCCCGTGCTTTTCGGTCCGCAGACAACCCCCCACTCGCCCGCACCCACCCACGCACCTCATGGCACCCTTGACGTATGCCTGAATTGCCCGAAGTCGAAGCGCTCCGGGACTTCCTGGTCGGGAGCCTCGTCGGTCATGAAGTCGTTCGGGTGCTGCCCGTGGCGATCAGTGTGCTGAAGACGTACGAGCCGCCGGTCACCGCGTTCGAGGGGCGGGAGATCACGGGCGTACTGCGGTACGGAAAGTTTCTCGGCATCGAGGCGGACGGTGGTGAACTGCACCTGGTGACCCATCTGGCCCGTGCCGGGTGGCTGCACTGGAGGGACCGGCTGCCGGACGGTCCGCCGCGGCCGGGCGGCAAGAGCCCGCTCGCGCTGCGGGTCGCCCTGGAGACCGGCGAGGGCTTCGACCTCACCGAGGCCGGGACGCAGAAGCGGCTGGCGGTGTACGTCGTACGGGATCCGGCGCAGGTCCCGGGCGTCGCCCGGCTCGGCCCGGACCCCCTCGCCGACGAGTTCGACGTGACCCGGTTCGCGGGGCTGCTCGCGGGTGAGCGGCGGCAGATCAAGGGCGCGCTCCGGGACCAGAGCCTGATCGCGGGCATCGGGAACGCGTACAGCGACGAGATCCTGCACGCCGCGAGGATGTCGCCCTTCAAGCTGGCTTCGTCGCTGAGGCCGGAGGAGACCCGGCATCTCCACGAGGCGCTGCGCGCGACACTCACCGAGGCCGTGGAGCGCTCCCGGGGGCTGGCGGCCGGGAGGCTGAAGGCGGAGAAGAAGAGCGGGCTCCGCGTGCACGGCCGGACCGGGGAGCCCTGCCCGGTGTGCGGTGACACCGTCCGAGAGGTGTCCTTCAGCGATTCCTCGCTGCAGTACTGCCCGACCTGCCAGACGGGCGGCAGACCCCTCGCCGACCGACGGCTGTCACGGTTGCTCAAGTAGCGCGGCCGTGCGGCCGGGGGCCACTCGACGCGGTCCCGGACCGGTTCGACCATGATCCGCAACCATTGAAGGTACGGACCAATCGGGGGCGGATTCGGTGGCGAACTCGGGGGCGGATTCCGGGGCGGATCCGGCGGACCGATTCAGCGCCATGCCGGTGCCTTGAGGGTCGCCAGAAGCTCGCCCTCCTGGCTGCGCACCTCGAAGTGGCTGATGTCCTCGCGCTGCATCGCGGTGCCCCCCATCATCTCGGAGGCCTTGTCGGCGCCCTCGGGGGACTTCCAGTTGGCGGCCGTCTCCTCGGAGCCGTCCTTGCCGATCACGACGAGCCGGCAGGCGTGGGCGCCGTCCGCCTCCTTGACCTTCAGCTCGATGTCACTGCCCCAGATCCGGTCCTGGACCTTGACCTCGGCCCACACGCCCGTCTTGGAGTCGGTGGCGGCGACGGTGTCCGGCGCCTCCCCCGGACCTGCGAGAACGGCCACGGTGGGGCCGCCCACGGCGATGACGACGGAGGCCGCCAGCGCGAACAGCCAGCGCCTGCGCTTCGCGCGGTGCCGGGCGGTCACCTCGTCGAGCAGCCGTCCCAGCATCCGGGGGCCGGGGGCCGCGAAGGGGTGCACGGCGCGCGGCGTCGCGTTGCGGTACAGCATCAGCTGCCGGGCAGCCGGACGGAACTCGGTGACCTGTACCGCGCACTGGGGGCAGCCGCGGACATGGTCCTCGAAGTGGAACGAATCCACCTCGTCCAGCACGCCCAGCGCGTACGCGCCGACGTCGTGATGACGATCCTGGGACCACATGGCAATTCCTCGGGCCGGTGTGCGGTGGGGGTTGCTTCCTGCCCCCACCGGTACGGACCGGACCGGCGAATCACTCAAGCCCCACGACCAATGCCAACCAAAAGATTCGGAGCCCTCCGCCGCGCGGATTGGTCCAGGACCGAAAAACCTGGTTCATCAAGGCCGGGACAGCCGGGTGGCCGCCACCTGAACACGGGGTGCCGGTGCTAGAAGAGGTGGATCGCCAGGTGCCCCAGCGGCAGACCGAGCTGCCAGGCCGGCGTCCAGACCTTTGGGCCGTCGTCCTCTCCGAGGACCGCGCCGCCACCCGGCACCGCGTCCAGGTCGGGGGCGAGCAGCTCCGTCTCCTCCAGCCAGCGCCACGCCGCGACCGCCAGCTCCAGGTCCGGCGACGGGCCGCCCGACTCCAGCGCCTCGGCGGTGAAGTGCGCCGTGCGCTCGCGCACCCAGTCCTGCCACGGCTGGTCGTACGCCGTCAGCGACAGCCAGGTCTCCAGCTGGGTCACGACCCGGATGCCGGAGAGTTCACCGCCCGCGTCCGAGAGGAAGATGGTCAGCGCCAGGGCGTCCCGCCCCGCACGGAATTCGAAGGACGTCGGCGGCATCAGGTCGCCCGTCCGCAGCAGCTCCTCCGCGATGTACTCGGCATAGAACCACGCCATCGGGACGGACAGTTCGCCGCCGCCGGCGCCGTCCGTGCTCTCTTGACCTCTGTGCAGCATCCCTTCCTGCCTTCCTCCGGTGCGTGCGCGTCGCCCGACCCCGGGCCTGGAGACCAGGCCCCGGGTCCCCATCCGGAACACGGATAGAAGACAGCTGATTGCTCAACCGGGGTCCTCTGCAAGGCGCTTTACGGAGGTTTGACTCGGCCATGGGTTTCACCGCAGGTCGGCCGCGTATCCGGGAAGCACCCGGCGCAGGGCGCGCAGCGCGTAGTACGCGCGAGATTTCACCGTACCGGGCGGGATACCGAGGGCTTCGGCGGCCTCCGCCACACTCGCCCCCTGGAAGTACACCTGCACCAGTACTTCGCGGTGCTCGGGAGTGAGTGTCTTCACAGCTTCGCGCACATCGAGGCTCGCCACCGACCGTTCGGCGTGATCGGCCATCACTCGCGCGTTCTCCAGCACCGCGTCCCCCACCTCGGCGGGGCGCGCCTGCCGGGCCCGGCGCGCGTCTATGGCGAGCCGCCGCCCGACGGTGAGCAGCCAGGGGCGTACGGAGTCGAAGTCGTCGGCGCGCAGCGCCTCGGGGTGCTGCCAGGCGCGCACGAAGGTCTCCTGCACCAGGTCCTCGGCGCGATGCCGGTCCCCGTCGGAGAGCCGCAGCAGCAGGGCGAAGAGGGGGCGGCCGTGTTCGCGCTGGAGTTCGGCCAGCTCGTTTTCGGCGGTCGTCCCGTCGGTGATCGTGGTTCCGGCCGTCATGGCCGTATGGGAACGCGGGGCGCGACGCGGGGACAGGGGCCGGTCACGGGTGTGCGGCGGGCGGTCGAACCTGTCGGCGAACGGTGCGACGAACGGTCCGCCGCCGGACGGACCCGCCATGCGACGGTGCGCCCGTATGCCCACTTGACTGGTATGTGGCGATGTGTATGGATTCTTACTGACTCGTCATTAAATGTGACTAGGTTGGGGTGCTCATCCATGACCGCACACAGGGGACCCACCGCCCTTGCCCTCGCTGTCCTCCTCACCGCGACCGCCGCCTGTCAGCACCGGGGTTCGTCCCCTCGGCCCGGTCCGTCGGCCCCCGTCGGTGACGGCCGCGGCTTCACCCTCGTCGCCTCCGGCGACGTCCTCCCGCACATGTCGATCATCGAGAAGGCGTACATCGACGCGGGCGGCGACGGCTACGCATTCGGGCCGATGCTCGCGGGTGTGAAACCCGTGGTGTCCGGGGCCGATCTGGCGATCTGTCATATGGAGACGGTCTACGGGGCGGACGGGAACTACAGCGGCTACCCGGTGTTCAGGTCACCGCCGCAGGTGGCGGAGGGGCTGGCGGCCACGGGGTACGACGCGTGCTCCACCGCCTCGAACCACACACTGGACGACGGCGCGCCCGGTATCCAGCGCACGCTGGACGCGCTCGATCGCGTCGGCGTACGGCACGCGGGATCGGCGCGTACAGCAGCGGAGGCGCAGAGTCCGACGTTGATGCGCGCGGGGGGCGCTCAGGTGGCGCATCTGGCGTACACCTACGGGACGAACGGCATTCCGCTGCCGGCGGACCGGCCCTGGGCCGTGAACCTGATCGACCGGGAGCGGATCGTGGCGGACGCGCGCGCCGCCCGGCGGGCGGGCGCCGACGTCGTGGTCGTGTCGCTGCACTGGGGGACGGAGTGGCAGGACGCGCCGGACGCACAGCAGTTGAGCCTGGGGGAGGAGCTCACGGAGGCGGCCACCGGCGGGCGGCCCGACATCGATCTGATCCTCGGCACGCACGCGCACGTCCCGCAGGCGTACGAGAAGGTCAACGGGACCTGGGTCGTGTACGGGATGGGCGACCAGGTGGCGGGGGAGATGCGCAACCACTCCGGTGCCGTCGATGCGCGCGGCAACCAGAGCACCCTGGCCCGGTTCACCTTCGCCCCGCCCGTACGTGCGGGCGACCGCTGGGCGGTGAGCCGGGCGGAGTTCGTGCCGCAGTGGTTCGACGTCGCCCGGGGGCGGGTCGTCGAGCTCAACTCCGCGATCGCCTCCGGGGCGGGGGTGGACGTCACCGCCGTGCGCGACCGCATCCGGGACGTCGTCCTCAGCCGGGGCGCGGCGCAGGACGGGTTGGTCATGGGGCGGTAGCCGCCGTGCGCGCTCCCGGAGCCGCGTTCGGCCCCGCTGGACCTACGGCACCACCGTCACCGGCCAGCGGCCCGCCTTCACCAGACGCAGGGCCACCGAGCCGACGATGCGGTGGCCCGCCTGCTGGGAGGCGCCCACCACGACCGCGTCCGCCTTGAGCTGGTCCGCCGCCGTCACCAGGCCGTTGAACGGGTCGCCGCGGAAGGTGTGGAACTCCCAGCGCACCTCGAAGACGCCCTTCACCTGCTCGGCGGCCTCCCGGATCTCCGCGACGAGGTGCGCGGCGATCTCCTCGGTCGTCCCGGCCACCGGTACCCCGAGCGCCGCACCGGCCGCCAGCAGCGGCTGTACGTACACGATCGCGAGCAGCGCGTGCTGGCGGCGGGCGAGGCCGGCGGCGTACGCCACGGCCCGCAGGGACGTGTCGGAGCCGTCCAGCCCGACGAGGACGACCTTGGGCCCGTCGGTGCCTCGTTCGAACCGGTGCGCTCGCTGATCGGTCACGGTCGCGAGGCTATCCGTGAACCCGTGAACCCGTGAACCCGAGCACCGAGCACCGAGCATCCGAGCACCGAGAATCCGTGAACCCGAGCACCGAGCACCCGTGAACCCGAGCATCCGAGAACCGAGCATCCGAGAACCGAGCACCGAGCATCCGAGAACCCGAGCACCGAGAACCCGAGCATCCGTGAACCCGAGTTCCGGCGTGCGCCGGGTGCGTGGCGGGGGCGCGGACAGCTACTCCCATCGGGTGTTTC
Proteins encoded:
- a CDS encoding sigma-70 family RNA polymerase sigma factor, giving the protein MTAGTTITDGTTAENELAELQREHGRPLFALLLRLSDGDRHRAEDLVQETFVRAWQHPEALRADDFDSVRPWLLTVGRRLAIDARRARQARPAEVGDAVLENARVMADHAERSVASLDVREAVKTLTPEHREVLVQVYFQGASVAEAAEALGIPPGTVKSRAYYALRALRRVLPGYAADLR
- a CDS encoding CapA family protein, translated to MTAHRGPTALALAVLLTATAACQHRGSSPRPGPSAPVGDGRGFTLVASGDVLPHMSIIEKAYIDAGGDGYAFGPMLAGVKPVVSGADLAICHMETVYGADGNYSGYPVFRSPPQVAEGLAATGYDACSTASNHTLDDGAPGIQRTLDALDRVGVRHAGSARTAAEAQSPTLMRAGGAQVAHLAYTYGTNGIPLPADRPWAVNLIDRERIVADARAARRAGADVVVVSLHWGTEWQDAPDAQQLSLGEELTEAATGGRPDIDLILGTHAHVPQAYEKVNGTWVVYGMGDQVAGEMRNHSGAVDARGNQSTLARFTFAPPVRAGDRWAVSRAEFVPQWFDVARGRVVELNSAIASGAGVDVTAVRDRIRDVVLSRGAAQDGLVMGR
- a CDS encoding universal stress protein, whose translation is MTDQRAHRFERGTDGPKVVLVGLDGSDTSLRAVAYAAGLARRQHALLAIVYVQPLLAAGAALGVPVAGTTEEIAAHLVAEIREAAEQVKGVFEVRWEFHTFRGDPFNGLVTAADQLKADAVVVGASQQAGHRIVGSVALRLVKAGRWPVTVVP